From Fibrobacter sp. UWR3, one genomic window encodes:
- a CDS encoding FdtA/QdtA family cupin domain-containing protein: protein MPNFEEKAQIIQLPKFLDERGNLSFLESGKHVPFEIRRTYWIYDVPGGCLRGSHAFRTEKEFIVALSGSFDVVVHDGVEEKRYSLSRSYYGLYLPPMHFRTLDNFSTNSLALVVSSADFSEEDYIRDFDEFIREVRK from the coding sequence ATGCCGAATTTTGAAGAAAAAGCGCAAATCATCCAGCTGCCCAAGTTCCTCGACGAACGCGGAAACTTGAGCTTTTTGGAATCGGGAAAGCATGTCCCGTTCGAAATCCGGCGCACCTACTGGATTTACGACGTGCCGGGCGGTTGCCTGCGCGGAAGCCATGCTTTCAGGACGGAGAAGGAATTCATCGTCGCGCTTTCGGGCAGTTTCGACGTGGTGGTGCACGACGGCGTAGAAGAAAAGCGCTATTCCCTTTCGCGCTCGTACTACGGGCTCTACCTGCCCCCGATGCACTTCAGGACCCTCGACAACTTCTCGACCAATTCGCTTGCGCTAGTCGTTTCTTCGGCGGATTTTTCCGAGGAGGACTACATCCGCGATTTTGACGAGTTTATCCGCGAGGTACGCAAATGA
- a CDS encoding DUF1015 family protein, whose amino-acid sequence MMHIYPFKALRPVNPAEAKDISALPYDVMNRAEAKAMAEGLPHSYLRVTRAEIELDDSVDPYDPKVYAHARANLDKMIADGVIAHDKKDCLYVYRQTMNGREQYGLVCTVPAADYFNGIIKKHELTRADKEEDRLRHVLDTNANTGPVFLTYRDNGQFDLFGAVTKRKPVYDFVSDGDGFGHTVWIIDDDAEIAAIRKSFEQIPVSYIADGHHRSAAGARAASYRAEQNPKNTGEEEYNRYLAILFPSTQLKILDYNRVLKDLNGRTPEQLMEELKQVFDIEPLAEMQHPAKQNQVNMYLQGKWYACTFKDKFLKNLGPVDSLDVALLQKLVLKPIFDIDDPRTSKRIDFVGGIRGLGELVKRVDSGECACAFAMYPTTLDQLMNIADAGEIMPPKSTWFEPKLRDGLLVHTLD is encoded by the coding sequence ATGATGCACATCTATCCGTTCAAGGCCCTTCGCCCGGTGAACCCCGCCGAGGCCAAGGACATTTCCGCTCTCCCTTACGACGTGATGAACCGCGCCGAAGCCAAGGCCATGGCCGAAGGGCTCCCGCATTCCTACCTGCGCGTGACCCGTGCCGAAATCGAACTTGACGACAGCGTTGACCCGTACGACCCGAAGGTCTATGCGCATGCCCGTGCGAACCTCGACAAGATGATTGCCGATGGCGTCATTGCGCACGACAAGAAGGACTGCCTGTACGTTTACCGCCAGACGATGAACGGCCGCGAACAGTACGGCCTGGTGTGCACCGTGCCCGCCGCCGACTACTTCAACGGCATTATCAAGAAACACGAACTTACCCGCGCCGACAAGGAAGAAGACCGCCTGCGCCACGTGCTCGACACCAACGCCAATACCGGTCCGGTGTTCCTCACTTATCGCGACAACGGCCAGTTCGACCTTTTCGGTGCCGTTACCAAGCGCAAGCCTGTTTACGACTTCGTGAGCGACGGCGACGGCTTTGGCCACACGGTCTGGATTATCGATGACGATGCCGAGATTGCCGCCATCCGCAAGAGCTTTGAACAGATTCCGGTGAGCTACATTGCCGACGGTCACCACCGCAGTGCCGCCGGAGCCCGCGCTGCAAGCTACCGCGCGGAACAGAACCCGAAGAACACGGGCGAGGAAGAATACAACCGCTACCTGGCCATCCTGTTCCCGAGCACGCAACTCAAGATTCTGGACTACAACCGCGTGCTGAAGGACCTGAACGGCCGCACGCCGGAGCAGCTCATGGAAGAGCTGAAGCAGGTGTTCGATATTGAGCCGCTCGCCGAGATGCAGCACCCGGCAAAGCAGAACCAGGTGAATATGTACCTGCAGGGCAAGTGGTACGCCTGCACGTTCAAGGACAAGTTCCTCAAGAACCTGGGCCCGGTCGACAGCCTCGACGTGGCCTTGCTCCAGAAGCTCGTGCTGAAGCCGATTTTCGACATCGACGACCCGCGTACCTCCAAGCGCATCGACTTCGTCGGTGGCATCCGCGGTCTCGGCGAACTGGTGAAGCGCGTCGACAGCGGTGAATGCGCCTGCGCGTTCGCGATGTACCCGACTACGCTCGACCAGCTCATGAACATCGCCGATGCGGGCGAAATCATGCCGCCGAAGAGCACCTGGTTCGAACCCAAGCTGCGTGACGGCCTGCTGGTCCATACCCTCGACTAG
- a CDS encoding DegT/DnrJ/EryC1/StrS aminotransferase family protein: MKIPFLDLKQVNAPYMDALKDAASAVVESGWYIRGTYCERFEKEFAAYSGFAHGVGVGNGLDALTLMLRASIELGHLAPGSEILVPANTYIATVLAVNAAGLVPVLVEPDERTFNIDPQRLADACTEKTRGILAVHLYGRLADMKAIGEFAKTRDLLLFEDAAQSHGARFNACAEMPADSKSAEAGMKSAAVAYSFYPTKNLGALGDAGMVLTDDAELARVVRMLGNYGSEQKYVNRYRGVNSRLDEIQAAFLLAKLPHLDAWNERRREIAARYVREVHNPLVRLPEIPADPREHVWHVFTVRTPDRRVRDALQKYLEARGIGTLIFYPIPPHLQQAYAAGPEGGAINGAMDVLLPANPKFPIAEAMGETVLSIPVSQVLTDAEVTEIIGALNEFVC; encoded by the coding sequence ATGAAGATTCCTTTCCTTGACTTGAAACAGGTGAATGCTCCCTACATGGACGCTTTGAAGGACGCTGCCTCGGCGGTCGTGGAATCGGGCTGGTACATCCGCGGTACCTATTGCGAACGCTTCGAGAAGGAATTTGCCGCCTACTCCGGTTTTGCGCATGGGGTAGGTGTCGGGAACGGGCTTGATGCCCTCACGCTGATGCTCCGTGCATCCATTGAACTTGGCCACCTGGCTCCGGGTAGCGAAATTCTTGTGCCCGCGAATACCTACATCGCGACGGTGCTTGCGGTAAATGCGGCGGGGCTCGTGCCCGTGCTCGTGGAACCTGACGAAAGGACTTTCAATATCGACCCGCAACGGCTTGCGGATGCCTGCACGGAAAAGACGCGCGGGATTCTTGCGGTGCACCTGTATGGGCGCCTGGCTGACATGAAGGCTATTGGCGAGTTTGCCAAGACGCGCGACCTCCTTCTTTTCGAGGATGCCGCGCAGTCGCACGGTGCGCGGTTTAATGCCTGCGCTGAGATGCCCGCCGATTCGAAAAGCGCTGAAGCGGGTATGAAAAGCGCCGCGGTCGCCTACAGTTTCTACCCGACGAAAAACCTCGGGGCGCTCGGCGATGCGGGCATGGTCCTGACCGACGATGCCGAACTTGCCCGCGTGGTGCGGATGCTCGGCAACTACGGTTCTGAACAGAAGTACGTGAACCGTTACCGCGGCGTCAATTCCCGCCTGGACGAAATTCAGGCGGCCTTCTTGCTTGCGAAACTCCCGCATCTTGATGCGTGGAATGAGCGGAGGCGCGAAATTGCTGCCCGCTACGTGCGCGAGGTGCATAACCCGCTGGTGCGATTGCCCGAAATCCCTGCAGACCCGCGGGAGCACGTGTGGCACGTGTTTACGGTGCGCACGCCTGACCGGCGGGTGCGCGATGCCCTGCAAAAGTATCTCGAGGCACGCGGTATCGGGACGCTCATCTTTTACCCGATTCCTCCGCATTTGCAGCAGGCCTACGCGGCTGGGCCGGAGGGCGGCGCAATAAACGGTGCAATGGACGTTCTTTTGCCCGCTAATCCCAAGTTCCCGATTGCAGAGGCGATGGGCGAGACTGTATTGAGCATCCCCGTGTCGCAGGTGCTTACGGACGCCGAGGTCACCGAAATTATAGGAGCGCTGAATGAGTTTGTTTGCTAG
- a CDS encoding glycosyltransferase family 32 protein — MIPKKIHFCWFSGEPFPENIQRCIDSWHKFLPDFELVHWNAEKARATGIPWVTGALEQKRWAFAADAVRLHALYTEGGFYLDTDVEVLRPIEPLLNRPNAFGYENGSRRIEAAVMGCEAGFAPVKAALDYYKSREFTYSESDVDDMVLPKILADAFAPFTGIEILPESAFSPKSYIDGKVSATEETYCIHHFDSAWRPESVRKGIRRRQWLFATFPRPLAKALAYPLSLWTNLTTLGLAGTLKKFFRR; from the coding sequence ATGATCCCGAAGAAGATACACTTCTGCTGGTTTTCGGGAGAGCCCTTCCCGGAGAACATACAACGTTGTATAGACAGCTGGCACAAGTTTCTCCCTGACTTTGAACTTGTCCACTGGAATGCCGAGAAAGCGCGCGCCACGGGAATCCCGTGGGTTACCGGAGCGCTCGAGCAAAAACGCTGGGCATTTGCCGCCGATGCGGTACGACTGCACGCTCTCTACACGGAAGGCGGGTTCTACCTCGATACCGACGTAGAAGTCCTGCGCCCGATTGAACCGCTGTTGAACCGCCCGAACGCATTCGGGTACGAAAACGGTTCCCGCAGGATTGAAGCCGCAGTCATGGGATGCGAGGCAGGTTTTGCACCCGTAAAGGCGGCGCTGGATTATTACAAGTCACGCGAATTCACGTACTCGGAGAGCGACGTAGATGACATGGTGCTCCCGAAAATCCTTGCAGACGCATTCGCGCCGTTTACCGGAATCGAGATTCTGCCCGAGAGCGCGTTCTCGCCCAAGAGCTACATCGACGGGAAGGTGAGCGCGACAGAAGAAACCTACTGCATCCACCACTTCGATAGCGCCTGGCGACCTGAATCCGTGCGCAAGGGAATCCGCCGCAGGCAATGGCTATTTGCCACCTTCCCCCGCCCGCTGGCAAAAGCACTCGCGTACCCGCTTTCGCTGTGGACGAACCTCACGACACTCGGGTTAGCAGGAACCCTGAAAAAATTTTTTAGGCGCTAG
- a CDS encoding glycosyltransferase, with protein sequence MEYSITNMFAEKMDENVYVKAFVQGSETEQRELPPLVSVLMASYNHEKFVEAAVRSVMAQKGVAFELIVVDDGSTDSSPEILERLRDELHFTYVHRPNKGVVATMNELVSMARGKYFCSFASDDMMPAGRLEKQSAYLESHPEDPLCFGQIVLMDKDGNHGEECDPRYTRSIPRVTFDEFFMGKKEVHGCSEMIRLDFFREHGAYDAEFPFEDFPQWLKFFKICGSLPVLPVKCCYYRQHGNNMSLDNTLMYGTFLKVLARYSDHPRYKEAVNIWKSHWFSMLAYRDKKDALRKLPQLWSFSLPFLKRFPKLFIPRFLLKR encoded by the coding sequence GTGGAATACTCCATAACGAACATGTTTGCCGAAAAGATGGATGAGAACGTGTACGTGAAGGCCTTTGTGCAGGGCTCCGAAACAGAACAGCGCGAACTCCCGCCGCTCGTGTCGGTGCTGATGGCTAGTTACAATCACGAGAAGTTCGTGGAAGCGGCCGTGCGTTCGGTGATGGCGCAGAAGGGTGTCGCTTTTGAACTCATCGTGGTCGATGATGGCAGTACGGACAGTTCTCCCGAAATTCTGGAACGCCTGCGCGATGAACTGCATTTTACCTACGTGCATCGCCCTAACAAGGGCGTGGTGGCGACGATGAACGAGCTTGTCTCGATGGCGCGCGGCAAGTATTTCTGCTCGTTCGCCTCCGACGACATGATGCCCGCAGGCAGGCTCGAGAAACAGAGTGCCTACCTGGAATCGCACCCCGAAGACCCGCTGTGCTTTGGCCAGATTGTGCTGATGGACAAGGACGGCAATCACGGAGAGGAATGCGACCCGCGATACACGCGCTCCATTCCGCGGGTGACCTTCGACGAATTTTTTATGGGCAAGAAAGAGGTGCACGGCTGTTCCGAGATGATTCGGCTCGACTTTTTCCGCGAGCACGGGGCTTACGATGCGGAATTCCCGTTCGAGGATTTCCCGCAGTGGCTAAAATTCTTCAAGATTTGCGGTTCGCTGCCCGTCTTGCCCGTAAAGTGCTGCTATTATCGCCAGCACGGCAACAACATGTCGCTCGACAACACGCTCATGTACGGAACCTTCTTGAAGGTGCTGGCCCGCTATAGCGACCACCCGCGCTACAAGGAGGCGGTGAACATCTGGAAATCGCACTGGTTCTCGATGCTTGCCTACCGCGACAAGAAGGATGCCCTCCGCAAGCTCCCGCAGTTGTGGTCGTTTTCGTTGCCGTTCCTGAAGCGGTTCCCCAAACTGTTTATCCCGCGCTTTTTGCTTAAGCGCTAG
- a CDS encoding GNAT family N-acetyltransferase, protein MFSVLPYDSHLEARWDRFVMSESVNGTFLQTRRFLNYHPQGRFKDASFMLESSGTIVAAFPGILTDAGQWISHQGSTFGGPVISRNFYTAERVMHIMECAENYLKGFCRSVKMRPTSSLFSQEPTDLLEYVLEHRGYTRNSELSAVCTLEAGKDPLENCEKTCRSVFRKSQNFNLEYREMTDAELPEFYRHLSNLESKFGTKPVHTLEELLDLRHNRIADEVKFRALWMRDTDHANREKFVAGMMLFDFKQTNVRHAQYIAPNEEIREFQPTTAMYINVMREAAQDGISKFSWGTSNGMAGGALNLPLFKFKESLGAKPSLNLIYSKEELPG, encoded by the coding sequence ATGTTCAGCGTTTTGCCATACGATTCGCACCTCGAGGCGCGATGGGACCGGTTCGTGATGAGCGAATCGGTGAACGGCACCTTTTTGCAGACAAGGCGATTCCTGAACTACCACCCGCAGGGGCGATTCAAGGACGCCTCCTTCATGCTGGAATCGAGCGGCACGATTGTCGCCGCATTCCCCGGGATTCTTACCGATGCAGGGCAGTGGATTTCGCACCAGGGTTCCACCTTCGGCGGGCCCGTAATTTCCAGGAACTTCTATACCGCAGAGCGCGTCATGCACATCATGGAATGTGCGGAAAATTACCTGAAGGGCTTCTGCAGGAGCGTGAAGATGCGGCCCACATCGAGCCTGTTCTCGCAGGAACCGACCGACCTCCTGGAATACGTGCTGGAGCACCGCGGGTACACGCGCAATTCCGAACTGAGCGCCGTGTGCACGCTGGAGGCAGGCAAGGACCCGCTCGAGAACTGCGAAAAGACATGCCGCTCGGTATTCCGCAAGTCGCAAAACTTCAATCTCGAGTACCGCGAAATGACCGACGCGGAACTGCCCGAATTCTACAGGCACCTGAGCAACCTGGAATCAAAGTTCGGCACAAAACCCGTGCACACGCTCGAGGAACTGCTCGACCTGCGCCATAACCGCATTGCAGACGAAGTAAAGTTCCGTGCCCTGTGGATGCGCGACACGGACCATGCAAATAGAGAAAAGTTCGTTGCCGGCATGATGCTATTTGATTTTAAACAAACTAACGTACGCCACGCGCAGTACATCGCCCCGAACGAGGAAATCCGCGAGTTCCAGCCCACGACCGCCATGTACATAAACGTAATGCGCGAGGCAGCCCAAGACGGCATCAGCAAGTTTTCGTGGGGAACATCCAACGGCATGGCGGGGGGCGCCTTGAACCTGCCCCTGTTCAAGTTCAAGGAATCCCTCGGTGCAAAGCCCTCGCTGAACCTGATTTACAGCAAAGAAGAACTGCCGGGATAA
- the lexA gene encoding transcriptional repressor LexA, with amino-acid sequence MDNSKRKELTTRQEEIYEYIKKYSRENHMPPTVREIGNHFEISSTNGVRSILAALIKKGYINRSPRLSRGIEIVDTDGSAADSAPSNTIEIPIIGRVAAGTPILAVQNLEGTVTIDRDFLACRSDVFALRVKGDSMINAGIFDGDLIFARQQRSAERGEIIVAQVNNEATVKYYQPQHDHIELKPANPKYRPIIVNKGSDFSIAGRVIGVMRKVN; translated from the coding sequence ATGGATAACAGCAAACGCAAGGAACTGACCACCCGTCAGGAAGAAATCTACGAATACATCAAGAAGTATTCCCGCGAAAACCACATGCCGCCCACCGTCCGCGAAATCGGCAACCATTTCGAGATTTCCTCGACAAACGGCGTGCGCTCTATCCTCGCCGCCCTCATCAAGAAGGGCTACATCAACCGCTCCCCGCGCCTCAGCCGCGGCATCGAGATTGTGGATACTGACGGTTCCGCCGCCGATTCCGCACCGAGCAACACCATCGAGATTCCCATTATCGGCCGCGTGGCCGCGGGTACGCCCATCCTCGCCGTACAAAACCTCGAAGGAACGGTCACCATCGACCGCGACTTCCTCGCCTGCCGTTCCGACGTATTTGCCCTGCGCGTCAAGGGCGATTCCATGATCAATGCCGGCATCTTCGACGGCGACCTCATCTTCGCCCGCCAGCAGCGCTCTGCCGAACGCGGCGAAATCATCGTGGCGCAGGTCAACAACGAGGCCACCGTCAAGTACTACCAGCCGCAGCACGACCACATCGAGCTCAAGCCCGCTAACCCGAAGTACCGCCCCATCATCGTGAACAAGGGCAGCGACTTCTCCATCGCGGGCCGCGTCATCGGCGTGATGCGCAAGGTGAACTAA
- a CDS encoding acyltransferase, whose amino-acid sequence MSLFARIIRKLVRTSRVSFYKCISTAKPEGKFRSVAPVLCEGKGRVSVGEGTVFGFMEDAGFWTSYEFLNPRNVDSKISIGKNCQICNRFTAVSEGEGIEIGDNVLVGSSVTVLDSDFHEIDPSKRIDGNPKTGKVVIGDNVWIGDRVMILKGSTIGKNSVVAAGSVVSGEFPANVVIGGVPARVIREIGG is encoded by the coding sequence ATGAGTTTGTTTGCTAGAATCATCCGCAAGCTGGTGCGAACCTCGCGCGTGAGCTTCTATAAGTGCATCTCGACCGCGAAACCCGAAGGAAAGTTCCGTTCCGTTGCGCCTGTGCTCTGTGAAGGGAAGGGGCGTGTGTCTGTGGGCGAGGGCACGGTATTCGGCTTTATGGAAGATGCTGGTTTCTGGACATCGTACGAGTTCTTGAACCCGCGCAACGTTGACTCAAAAATTTCCATCGGCAAGAACTGCCAGATTTGCAACCGGTTCACCGCCGTATCTGAAGGCGAGGGAATCGAGATTGGCGATAACGTGCTTGTGGGCTCCTCGGTGACCGTGCTCGACAGCGATTTCCACGAGATTGACCCGTCGAAACGCATCGATGGAAACCCGAAAACGGGGAAGGTGGTTATTGGAGACAACGTCTGGATTGGCGACCGCGTGATGATTCTGAAGGGCTCGACCATCGGCAAGAATTCCGTTGTCGCGGCTGGTTCCGTGGTATCGGGCGAGTTCCCGGCGAATGTCGTCATTGGCGGTGTGCCTGCGCGTGTGATACGTGAGATAGGTGGCTGA
- a CDS encoding FdtA/QdtA family cupin domain-containing protein, with protein MNEQDLKKARIDMCSLIELPRISERSGSLTPIQNSKEIPFDIKRVFYLYDIPGGVTRGGHAHKECHQLLVAASGAFDIKVSDGESEKVYRLDRPYFGLHIPPGVWAEELGFSSGSICLVLTSHEFDESDYWRDYGEYLKFKKER; from the coding sequence ATGAACGAGCAGGATTTGAAGAAAGCCCGCATCGACATGTGCTCGCTCATTGAACTCCCGAGGATAAGTGAGCGTTCGGGTAGCCTTACGCCTATCCAGAATTCGAAGGAGATTCCCTTCGATATCAAGCGTGTTTTTTACCTGTACGATATTCCCGGCGGCGTGACGCGCGGTGGGCATGCCCACAAGGAATGCCACCAGTTGCTGGTCGCGGCGAGCGGTGCTTTCGATATCAAGGTTTCTGACGGCGAGAGCGAGAAGGTTTATCGCCTGGACCGCCCGTATTTTGGGCTGCATATTCCGCCCGGAGTGTGGGCCGAGGAACTCGGGTTCTCTTCGGGTTCCATTTGCCTGGTGCTCACTTCGCACGAGTTTGACGAGAGCGACTACTGGCGCGATTACGGCGAATACCTCAAGTTCAAGAAGGAGCGGTAA
- a CDS encoding glycosyltransferase family 2 protein, producing the protein MPAISVVIPVYNTESYIADCLASIHGQTFQDFEAIIVDDGSTDGSAGFAKEFARDDSRFRIVSQENKGLSEARNAGIDVAQGDWITFVDSDDMLAPNFLQALLDAARSTGADIVCCAKHFFGEGNLVASNGKFADSGIGMPAGSKMPAGSNMPAGSEMSAGIKRCATLSPAKALANALYQNDRPDYSAWNKLYATRLWKTRRFPAGKYFEDMATIPQVFLDAGRIAFVPEPLYMNRRHSASILATAYSRKKAELLDIAEAVCSLVAGKGALLERAARSNLFSASCSILMRTGDTPEFADYRDRAWKHIRELRLGALLNPRTRCRNKAAALISFAGRATLVKALRRHG; encoded by the coding sequence ATGCCCGCAATCAGTGTAGTCATCCCGGTCTATAACACGGAGTCGTATATCGCGGACTGCCTTGCGAGCATTCACGGGCAGACCTTTCAGGATTTCGAGGCCATCATTGTCGATGACGGCTCTACGGACGGGAGTGCAGGCTTTGCCAAGGAATTCGCCAGGGATGATTCTCGTTTCCGCATCGTAAGCCAGGAGAACAAGGGCCTTTCGGAAGCAAGGAACGCAGGAATCGATGTCGCTCAGGGCGACTGGATTACTTTCGTGGACAGCGACGACATGCTCGCCCCGAATTTTCTGCAGGCATTGCTCGATGCCGCAAGGTCAACAGGCGCAGACATCGTATGCTGTGCCAAGCATTTCTTTGGAGAAGGCAATCTAGTCGCAAGCAACGGGAAGTTCGCGGATTCCGGTATCGGGATGCCCGCCGGAAGCAAGATGCCCGCCGGAAGCAATATGCCCGCCGGAAGCGAGATGTCCGCCGGTATTAAACGGTGCGCGACGCTCTCCCCCGCCAAAGCGCTCGCGAACGCGCTGTACCAGAACGACAGGCCAGACTATTCTGCATGGAACAAACTCTATGCGACACGCCTCTGGAAAACGCGCCGATTCCCCGCAGGCAAGTATTTCGAGGATATGGCGACCATCCCGCAGGTATTCCTGGATGCGGGGCGCATCGCATTCGTGCCCGAGCCGCTCTACATGAACCGCAGGCATTCCGCAAGCATTCTCGCAACCGCATACAGCCGCAAGAAGGCAGAACTTTTGGACATTGCAGAAGCGGTATGCAGCCTGGTCGCAGGCAAGGGCGCTCTGCTCGAAAGGGCGGCACGGAGCAACCTCTTCAGCGCAAGCTGCAGCATCTTGATGCGCACGGGCGATACGCCCGAATTCGCAGACTACCGCGACCGCGCGTGGAAGCACATCCGGGAATTGCGACTGGGTGCATTGCTCAACCCGCGGACACGCTGCCGGAACAAGGCGGCCGCCCTGATTTCTTTTGCTGGCAGGGCAACGCTCGTGAAGGCGCTACGGAGGCACGGATGA
- a CDS encoding O-antigen translocase, with product MDRSSKIWRLFFGSGSVTLFNTLRAFVINKLLAVFLPPTAFACVGQFMNWMSIGQATSSLAMQNGWVSLTAQNKDNLKNLHGIWRGGFRLTTFATVITCALAAIFCFAAPLEKLLPGVHPRLAQAAILFALPGMLAANIVSICSAVMNGLGLVKRWAFIQIAASLFQMLWVAFFLYTGRLSVLSIIATQSIVAGIFAARVASHAGFSLAKFRQSVLDTRGPWMSYAVMGLVPMIIAPLVLMFVRSLVGAELGWNAAGIWQGVYKISDFFASIFSAILGVLILPRISREMTREAFRKEFYPIFVRMVGFTLLFCIALYFGRGLVVAILLSGTYAPAADYMPVQLLGDFFRSGAWCLGMVLIARRETKLFLVIEVGANLLFAGATFVGIRLFEMHGPMFAYAFENFVTFVALAVSVRRLKWNTP from the coding sequence GTGGATCGCTCCTCTAAAATTTGGCGGCTGTTTTTCGGCTCGGGTTCGGTGACGCTCTTCAACACGCTCCGTGCCTTCGTTATCAACAAGCTGCTTGCCGTTTTCTTGCCGCCTACTGCATTCGCGTGCGTGGGCCAGTTCATGAACTGGATGAGCATCGGGCAGGCGACATCGAGCCTTGCCATGCAGAACGGCTGGGTAAGCCTTACCGCACAGAACAAGGATAATCTCAAAAACTTGCACGGTATTTGGCGTGGCGGTTTTCGCCTCACGACTTTCGCGACCGTGATAACCTGCGCTCTGGCGGCAATATTCTGTTTCGCCGCCCCGCTCGAGAAGCTACTGCCGGGGGTGCATCCGCGCCTGGCCCAGGCGGCCATACTCTTTGCGCTCCCGGGAATGCTTGCCGCCAACATCGTCTCTATCTGCTCTGCGGTAATGAACGGCCTCGGGCTCGTGAAACGCTGGGCATTTATTCAGATTGCCGCCTCGCTTTTCCAGATGCTGTGGGTGGCGTTCTTCCTGTACACGGGTCGCCTTTCGGTATTGAGCATCATTGCGACGCAGTCGATTGTCGCGGGTATCTTTGCCGCCCGTGTGGCGTCGCATGCAGGCTTTAGCCTGGCAAAATTCCGGCAGTCCGTTCTCGATACGCGCGGGCCGTGGATGTCGTATGCTGTGATGGGCCTCGTGCCGATGATAATTGCCCCGCTGGTCCTCATGTTCGTGCGTTCGCTCGTTGGGGCGGAACTCGGCTGGAACGCCGCGGGCATTTGGCAGGGCGTCTACAAGATATCGGACTTCTTTGCCTCCATTTTCTCGGCTATCCTCGGCGTGCTCATACTGCCGCGCATCAGCCGGGAAATGACGCGCGAAGCGTTCCGCAAGGAATTCTACCCGATATTTGTCCGCATGGTGGGCTTTACGCTGTTGTTCTGCATTGCGCTCTACTTCGGGCGCGGCCTCGTGGTGGCGATTCTCCTTTCGGGCACGTACGCCCCTGCGGCCGACTACATGCCGGTGCAGTTGCTGGGCGATTTCTTCCGCTCGGGCGCGTGGTGCCTCGGGATGGTGCTGATTGCCCGTCGCGAAACAAAACTGTTTCTTGTAATTGAAGTTGGCGCGAACCTGCTGTTTGCGGGCGCTACCTTTGTGGGGATTCGCCTGTTCGAAATGCACGGCCCGATGTTTGCCTACGCGTTCGAAAACTTCGTGACCTTTGTCGCGCTTGCTGTATCTGTCAGGAGGCTCAAGTGGAATACTCCATAA